One part of the Vicia villosa cultivar HV-30 ecotype Madison, WI linkage group LG6, Vvil1.0, whole genome shotgun sequence genome encodes these proteins:
- the LOC131608890 gene encoding glucan endo-1,3-beta-D-glucosidase 1-like, whose translation MSYPPYLFPQTHSTILPNPSNFFSSNLLSTPLPTNSFFQNFALKNGDQPEYIHPYLIQSSNSSLSLSYPLLLFSTALLYQVFSPDLTISSSTQQPQTNIPHNNHVISSYSNLGVTLDIPTTNLRFFLLRGSPYVTALVTKPTPLSIKTIHTIVSFSSYDNKKTKYSLSLNNTQKWIIYTSSPIHLNHVGSEVISDPYTGVIRIAVVSDSNNERILDEFSSSYPVSGYAKIEKSFGLVYKWKTKNSGDILMLAHPLHAKLLSNSKRHNVTILSDFKYRSIDGDLVGVVGNSWLLKTESIDVTWHSRKGVTKDSYEEVVSALEKDVNELNVSSITTTSSYFYGKIVARAARLGLIAEEVSHERVIPIVKDFLKETIEPWLDGKFKGNGFLYEKIWGGLVTQQGVNDSGADFGFGVYNDHHYHLGYFLYGIGVLAKFDQDWGQKYKPIVYSLLKDFMNLGQWDNKNYPTLRSFDPYKLHSWASGLTEFRDGRNQESTSEAVNAYYSAALVGLAYGDEDLVEIGSTLLALEINAAQTWWHVKGENNVYGTDFAKENRIVGVLWANKRDSGLWWASSECRECRLSIQVLPLLPISENLFNDGVYAKELVEWTLPSLSKEGWKGFTYALQGVYDKENALKNIRTLKGFDDGNSLSNLLWWIHSR comes from the coding sequence ATGTCTTATCCTCCTTACCTATTTCCTCAAACTCATTCAACCATTCTCCCAAACCCTTccaacttcttctcctcaaacTTACTATCCACACCCCTCCCTACAAACTCCTTCTTCCAAAACTTTGCTCTCAAAAATGGTGACCAACCTGAATACATTCACCCTTACCTCATCCAATCCTCAAACTCATCACTCTCACTTTCATACCCTTTACTCCTCTTCTCCACAGCATTACTCTACCAAGTTTTCTCACCAGATCTCACTATCTCATCATCCACACAACAACCTCAAACAAACATACCACACAACAACCATGTTATATCCTCGTACAGTAATCTTGGTGTGACTCTTGATATTCCCACTACAAATCTTAGATTTTTTCTACTTAGAGGAAGCCCTTATGTAACTGCTTTAGTCACAAAACCAAcacctctttcaatcaaaacaATTCACACCATTGTTTCATTCTCTTCATATGATAACAAGAAAACCAAATATTCACTTTCACTCAACAATACTCAAAAATGGATCATATACACTTCTTCACCAATTCACCTCAACCACGTCGGTTCGGAGGTTATATCCGATCCGTATACCGGTGTAATACGTATCGCGGTTGTTTCCGATTCGAATAACGAGAGAATCCTCGATGAATTCAGCTCGAGTTATCCGGTTTCGGGCTACGCAAAGATCGAGAAGAGTTTCGGTTTGGTTTATAAATGGAAAACTAAAAATTCAGGTGATATACTCATGCTAGCACACCCTCTTCATGCAAAGCTTTTGTCAAATAGTAAACGTCATAATGTTACTATTTTGAGTGATTTTAAGTATAGAAGCATTGATGGTGATCTTGTTGGTGTTGTTGGAAATTCATGGTTGTTAAAAACTGAATCTATTGATGTAACATGGCATTCTAGGAAAGGTGTTACAAAAGATTCATACGAGGAAGTTGTTTCTGCTCTTGAGAAAGATGTGAATGAGTTGAATGTTTCGTCGATTACGACGACTTCGTCTTATTTTTATGGCAAGATTGTTGCAAGAGCAGCAAGGTTGGGTTTGATAGCTGAAGAAGTTTCTCATGAGAGAGTGATTCCAATTGTTAAGGATTTTTTGAAGGAGACTATTGAGCCATGGTTAGAtggaaagttcaaagggaatggtTTTTTGTATGAGAAAATTTGGGGTGGATTGGTTACTCAACAAGGGGTTAATGATTCTGGTGCTGATTTTGGTTTTGGTGTTTATaatgatcatcattatcatttagGTTATTTTCTTTATGGGATTGGAGTTCTTGCAAAATTTGATCAAGATTGGGGGCAAAAGTATAAGCCAATagtttattcacttttgaaagactTTATGAACTTGGGTCAATGGGATAATAAAAATTATCCAACTTTGAGGAGTTTTGATCCTTACAAGTTACATTCTTGGGCTTCGGGTTTGACCGAATTCAGAGACGGAAGGAATCAAGAAAGTACGAGCGAAGCTGTGAACGCGTACTATTCGGCCGCGTTAGTAGGTTTAGCTTATGGTGACGAGGATCTGGTTGAGATTGGGTCGACACTTTTAGCGTTGGAAATTAACGCGGCGCAAACTTGGTGGCATGTGAAAGGCGAGAATAATGTGTATGGTACCGATTTTGCTAAAGAAAATCGGATAGTTGGTGTTTTGTGGGCGAACAAGAGAGATAGTGGTCTTTGGTGGGCTTCGTCGGAGTGTCGCGAGTGCCGGCTTAGTATACAAGTTTTGCCTTTGTTGCCTATTAGTGAGAATTTGTTCAATGATGGTGTTTATGCTAAGGAGCTTGTGGAATGGACTTTGCCAAGTTTGAGTAAGGAAGGGTGGAAAGGGTTTACTTATGCTTTGCAAGGTGTTTATGATAAGGAAAATGCATTGAAGAATATTAGAACCTTGAAAGGTTTTGATGATGGAAATTCTTTGAGTAATTTGTTATGGTGGATTCATAGTAGATGA